The Streptomyces puniciscabiei genomic interval ATCGGCGCGGAGGCGTCCTTCGTGGCCCGGACCATCGACTCCGACCGCAAGCACCTCACCGAGGTCCTGCGCGCCGCCGCCGACCACCCCGGCACCGCACTCATCGAGATCTACCAGAACTGCAACATCTTCAACGACGGCGCCTTCGACGCCCTCAAGGACACACAGCAGTCCCAGGAAGCCCTCATCCGCCTCGAACACGGGCAGCCCATCCGCTTCGGCCCGGACGGCACACGCGGCGTCGTACGCAACCGTCAGACCGGCGACCTGGAGGTCGTCACCGTGACGGCCGGCAACGAGGCGGACGTCCTGGTGCACGACGCGCACTCGGCGTCCCCGACCACGGCCTTCGCACTGTCCCGGCTGGCCGACCCGGACACCCTGCACCACACCCCGATCGGCGTTTTCCGCTCCGTCGACCGGCCGGTCTACGACACGGCCATGGCCGACCAGCTCGACACCGCCATCGAGCAGAAGGGCAAGGGCGACCTCGCCGCACTGCTCGCCGGCGGCGACACCTGGACCGTCATCGGCTGAGAGCGACTTCGGCCGAGACCGGCTTCGGCCGAGACCGGCTTCCGTGTGACTACGAGGCCCGGGACCCGGCGTCCCGGGCCTCGTCGTACGCCCGGCGGGCCTTCTCCACCTCGCCCATGCGGTCATGGGTCCACCGGGCGAGGGAGCGCACCTGCTCCGCCGCCTCACGGCCGAGGGCGGTGAGGGAGTAGTCGACGCGGGGCGGGATGACCGGCTTGGCGTCCCGGTGGACCAGGCCGTCACGCTCCAGGGTCTGCAGGGTCTGGGTGAGCATCTTCTCGCTGACGCCCCGCCCGCCGAACCGGCTGATCGCCCGGCGCAGCTCGCTGAACCGGTACGGCCGTTCCAGCAGCTCGATGAGGACGAGGACGCCCCAGCGGCTGGTGACGTGCTCCAACACGAGCCGGTAGGGACACAGCGCCTCGGCGTCCACGAGCCTCTTATCACTTACTGCCATGCCAGTACCTTACTTCAAAGTGGGTACTTTCGCTTGGTTAGCGACAGCCCTAGGGTGAGTGCCATACGAGACCTACGGCATCCCACAAGGAGTTCCGCATCATGAGCATCGTCGTCACCGGCGCCACCGGACACCTCGGCCGACACGTCGTGGAACAGCTGCTGGAGAAGGTTCCGGCGGAACAGATCACCGCCGTCGTGCGCGACGAGGCGAAGGCCGCCGACTTCGCCGCCCGCGGGGTCAAGCTGGCCGTCGCCGACTACAACGCGCCCGAGACCTTCGACGGCCTGTTCGCCGCCGGCGACAAGGTCCTGCTGATCTCCGGCAACGAGTTCGACAAGGGCAGGGTGCGGCAGCACCAGGTCGTCATCGACGCCGCGAAGGCCGCCGGCGTGGCCCTGCTCGCCTACACCAGCGCCCCCGGCAGCCTCACCGCCGCCCTCGCGGACGACCACCGGGCGACGGAGGAGGTGCTGCTCACCGCCGGCCTGCCGTACACGCTGCTGCGCAACGGCTGGTACCACGAGAACTACACCGAGAACCTGGCCCCGGTGCTGGAGCACGGCGCGGTCGTCCAGGCCGCCGGCGACGGCCGGGTCTCCTCGGCCGCCCGCGCCGACTACGCCGCCGCCGCGGTCGCGGTGCTGACCGGCGAGGGCCACGAGAACAGGACGTACGAGCTGGGCGGCGACGAGGCGTGGAGCTTCGCCGAGTACGCGGCCGAGCTCAGCCGGCAGACCGGCAAGGAGATCGCCTACAGCCCCGTCTCCGTCGAGGCCCTCGCCGGCATCCTGACCGGCGCCGGGCTGCCCGGGCCGCTGGCCGCGATCCTGGCCGGTGTGGACGCCTCGATCGAGAAGGGTGAGCTGGTGGTCTCCTCCGGGGACCTGTCGCGGCTGATCGGCCGTCCCACCACCCCGCTGGCGGACGCGGTCAGCGCCGCGCTCAAGGGCTGAGTCATCCGGCACCGCCCCACTGTCATGACCGTATGGCGATACGGCCATGACAGCGGGGGGTGCTCGGCGCTACCTTCGTTCTCGCGTGCCTGACGTGAGAGGGAGGGGCCGGTGGCCGGAAAGTCGAAGGGTGAGCACCGGATAGGCCTGCTGAACGGCTTTGCCGCCTACGGCATGTGGGGCCTGGTGCCCCTGTTCTGGCCTCTGCTGAAGCCCGCCGGGGCGCTGGAGATCCTCGCCCACCGCATGGTGTGGTCCCTGGCCGTCGTCGCCGTCGCCCTGCTCTTCGTACGGCGCTGGACGTGGGCGGGCGAGCTGCTGCGCCGACCGCGGCGGCTCGGGCTCGTCGCCGTGGCCGCCGCCGTCATCACCGTGAACTGGGGCGTGTACATCTGGGCCGTCAACTCCGGCCATGTGGTCGAGGCCTCCCTCGGGTACTTCATCAACCCGCTGGTGACCATCGCGATGGGCGTACTGCTGCTGAAGGAGCGGCTGCGGCCCGCACAGTGGGCGGCAGTCGCGACCGGCTTCGCCGCCGTCGTCGTGCTGACCGTCGGCTACGGCCGCCCGCCGTGGATCTCGCTCGTCCTCGCGTTCTCCTTCGCCACCTACGGCCTGGTCAAGAAGAAGGTCGCCCTCGGCGGCCTGGAGTCGCTGGCCGCCGAGACCGCGATCCAGTTCCTGCCCGCGCTCGGCTACCTGCTGTGGCTCGGCGCGCACGGCGACACGAGCTTCCTGAACGACGGCCCCGGGCACGCCGTCCTCCTCGCCTCCACCGGCCTGGTCACCGCCCTGCCCCTGGTCTGCTTCGGCGCGGCGGCGATCCGCGTCCCCCTCTCCACGCTGGGCCTGCTGCAGTACCTGGCGCCCGTCTTCCAGTTCCTGCTCGGCATCCTCTACTTCCACGAGGCCATGCCGCCCGAGCGCTGGGCCGGGTTCGCGCTGGTCTGGCTGGCGCTGATGCTGCTCACGGGCGACGCGCTGCGCTCCGCGAGGCGGACCCGGGCATCGCTGGTGGTGGCACGGGGCGAGCGGGCGGAGTCGGCGCCGGTGGAGACCTGACGCCCGCTGTACGGCCGTTTGTACGGCCGTTGTCAGTGCCGCGCGCTATAAGTGACGACCATGTCGACGCAGACGCCCGCACCCCTGCACTGGAAGCTCGTCATCGACGCGGCCGACCCGCACGCCCAGGCCGACTTCTGGGCCGCCGCGCTGCACTACACACCCGAGGACAACAGCGCCCTGGTCGAACGGCTGCTGTCCCTCGGCGCGCTGCCCGGAGCGGCCACGGTGGAGTACCACGGCCGGCCCGCCTTCCGTGACCTGATCGCCGTACGGCACCCCGACGACCCGTACGACCCGGAGACCGGCACCGGGCTCGGGCGGCGGCTGCTGTTCCAGCGCGTGCCGGAGCCGAAGACCGCCAAGAACCGGCTGCACCTCGACCTGCACGCCGGCGGGGGCAGGCGCGCGGACGAGGTGGCCCGGCTCCAGGCGCTGGGCGCGCGGGTGCTGCGCGAGGTGAAGGAGCCCGCCGGCGAGTGGGTACTGATGGCGGACCCGGAGGGCAACGAGTTCTGCGTGCAGTAGAGCTGTTCGCCGGTTATGGCGTACGGCCGCCGGTTATGGCGTACGGCCGCCGACTACGGCTGTGCGGCGCGGGCCGCCCGGTCGGTCAGGCGGACCATGCGGGCGCGGGCGGACTCCAGCGGGCGCGGGTCGGCGGCGGCCGGACCCGGCTCGGTGGTGAGGTCCGCCCACAGCTCGATGAGGTCGCGGCCCAGCCGCAGGCCCTCCTCCGGATCGCGCACCGCACGCCACGCGGTCGCCGCGCTCTGCACGTTGCCGTACGCGGCCTCCGCGTCCCGCGCCTGCCGGCGCAGTGCGGCGAGCTCCAGGGACAGTTCGCAGGCGCGGACCGGTTCGTCCGCCAGGTAGGCGATGTAGGCGGTCAGTTCGCGCAGGTGCAGCACCTCGGCATGGCCGGCACCCAGCACGGCGGACGCCTCGGTGACCGTACGGTCCGCCAGTTCGGCCGCCGCCTCGATCCGGCCCGCCCGCACGGCCTCGTTGATCCGTGACATCGGCTCGGTGAGCAACTCGGCGCCCTCCGCGGTCTCGGTCACGGGCTCGTCCCCGAGCACCTCCTCGGCGACGGCGTCGAAGCCCCGGGCGGGGGTGGGAGTCTGGGTGGTGGGGGCGGGCTCGGACTCGGCGGCGTCGATGACGGGCAGCAGGGCCTCCGCGACCGACATGACCGGCGCGGGGCCGAACTGCCCGGTCGGCACCTGCACGGTCCCGGGCGACACGGGCACCGGCTGCTTCGCCGAGGGGACGTCCCGCACATCCTGCGAGGAAGGCACGGCCACGGGTGAAGCCACAGCCGCCGGTGAAGCCACGCCCGCCGCGGCCGGCAGCTGTGGCGAAGCCCCGCTCGCCGTCCCCGGCTTCGCCGGCGCGGCCACCCGTACCGCCTGCCCCGTGACGCGGCTGGAGCCGTCCGCCGAGACCTCAAGGGGAACCACGCAGCCCGCGCGGTCGTCGTGGATCGTGGCGCGTATGGGAGTGCCCAGGCTGATGGCCAGGCGCTGGAGGTGGTTGAGGACGGCCTGCTGGATCTCCTCGCCCGGCGCCGCCACCACCGACGTCCCGCCCACCGACGCGCCTCCCGCACCGAACACCCGGACCGCTACCACCGCCGGATGCGCCACGGGCTGCTGCACCCGCTTCTTCTCGAAGTTGACTCGAGACATCGGTCTTCCCTCACTCCCCCGGCGTCGCGATCCGGTCGTACGCGTCCTGCCGACCAGTGTGTCGGCTCGCTTCGGTTTCCGCGTCACCGCAGCGTCACAGCCTCGCACCAGCCGCAGCCCTGGCGCAGATTGCTTGCATGTGCATAAGATGCACATGTCTCTATCCTCGTATGACAACACACCCGCGAGAGAGCGATGAATCGCCGTTTCCTCTTCGTCCTGGGCAGCGCCCGCACCGAGGGCAACACCGAACTGCTGGCCCGCGCGGCCGCCGAGCAACTGCCCGGTGACGTCGAACAGCGCTGGATACGCCTCGCCGAGCACCCGCTGCCCGACTTCACGGACCTGCGGCACGACAGCGAGCACGTACGGCCGCCCTCGGACAGCCCGACCGGTCTGCTGCTGGACGCCACGCTCGCGGCCACGGACATCGTGATCGCCTCGCCGTTGTACTGGTACTCGGTGTCCGGTCTCACCAAGCGCTACCTGGACCACTGGTCGGGCTGGCTGCGCACCCCGGGCGTCGA includes:
- a CDS encoding flavodoxin family protein, translating into MNRRFLFVLGSARTEGNTELLARAAAEQLPGDVEQRWIRLAEHPLPDFTDLRHDSEHVRPPSDSPTGLLLDATLAATDIVIASPLYWYSVSGLTKRYLDHWSGWLRTPGVDFKATLAGRTLWGIAALAHAEPSVADPYIGTLNNSAAYMGMRFGGVLLGNGSAPGDVLNDADALARAKTFFAQDPPLARFPYDIA
- the rarD gene encoding EamA family transporter RarD, translating into MAGKSKGEHRIGLLNGFAAYGMWGLVPLFWPLLKPAGALEILAHRMVWSLAVVAVALLFVRRWTWAGELLRRPRRLGLVAVAAAVITVNWGVYIWAVNSGHVVEASLGYFINPLVTIAMGVLLLKERLRPAQWAAVATGFAAVVVLTVGYGRPPWISLVLAFSFATYGLVKKKVALGGLESLAAETAIQFLPALGYLLWLGAHGDTSFLNDGPGHAVLLASTGLVTALPLVCFGAAAIRVPLSTLGLLQYLAPVFQFLLGILYFHEAMPPERWAGFALVWLALMLLTGDALRSARRTRASLVVARGERAESAPVET
- a CDS encoding winged helix-turn-helix transcriptional regulator, whose amino-acid sequence is MAVSDKRLVDAEALCPYRLVLEHVTSRWGVLVLIELLERPYRFSELRRAISRFGGRGVSEKMLTQTLQTLERDGLVHRDAKPVIPPRVDYSLTALGREAAEQVRSLARWTHDRMGEVEKARRAYDEARDAGSRAS
- a CDS encoding SDR family oxidoreductase; its protein translation is MSIVVTGATGHLGRHVVEQLLEKVPAEQITAVVRDEAKAADFAARGVKLAVADYNAPETFDGLFAAGDKVLLISGNEFDKGRVRQHQVVIDAAKAAGVALLAYTSAPGSLTAALADDHRATEEVLLTAGLPYTLLRNGWYHENYTENLAPVLEHGAVVQAAGDGRVSSAARADYAAAAVAVLTGEGHENRTYELGGDEAWSFAEYAAELSRQTGKEIAYSPVSVEALAGILTGAGLPGPLAAILAGVDASIEKGELVVSSGDLSRLIGRPTTPLADAVSAALKG
- a CDS encoding VOC family protein, encoding MSTQTPAPLHWKLVIDAADPHAQADFWAAALHYTPEDNSALVERLLSLGALPGAATVEYHGRPAFRDLIAVRHPDDPYDPETGTGLGRRLLFQRVPEPKTAKNRLHLDLHAGGGRRADEVARLQALGARVLREVKEPAGEWVLMADPEGNEFCVQ
- a CDS encoding 2-oxoacid:ferredoxin oxidoreductase subunit beta encodes the protein MTDATNGLLQLVPKAEAKQSMKDFKSDQEVRWCPGCGDYAILAAVQGFMPELGLARENIVFVSGIGCSSRFPYYMNTYGMHSIHGRAPAIATGLATSRRDLSVWVVTGDGDALSIGGNHLIHALRRNVNLKILLFNNRIYGLTKGQYSPTSELGKITKSTPMGSLDAPFNPVSLAIGAEASFVARTIDSDRKHLTEVLRAAADHPGTALIEIYQNCNIFNDGAFDALKDTQQSQEALIRLEHGQPIRFGPDGTRGVVRNRQTGDLEVVTVTAGNEADVLVHDAHSASPTTAFALSRLADPDTLHHTPIGVFRSVDRPVYDTAMADQLDTAIEQKGKGDLAALLAGGDTWTVIG